The proteins below come from a single Malus sylvestris chromosome 3, drMalSylv7.2, whole genome shotgun sequence genomic window:
- the LOC126614261 gene encoding chaperonin 60 subunit beta 2, chloroplastic, with protein sequence MASTFAAMTSVGSLAAPSRVIDRKFDNLSSRASISSFSLSRRQHVAMRRTRAPRICAMAKELHFNKDGSAIKKLQTGVNKLADLVGVTLGPKGRNVVLESKYGSPKIVNDGVTVAKEVELEDPVENIGAKLVRQAAAKTNDLAGDGTTTSVVLAQGLIAEGVKVVAAGANPVLITRGIEKTTRALVNELKLISKEVEDSELADVAAVSAGNNYEVGNMIAEALSKVGRKGVVTLEEGKSAENSLYVVEGMQFDRGYISPYFVTDSEKMAVEYENCKLLLVDKKITNARDLINILEDAIRGGYPVVIIAEDIEQEALATLVVNKLRGALKIAALKAPGFGDRKSQYLDDIAILTGGTVIREEVGLTLENVGKEVLGHASKVVLTKDTSTIVGDGSTQEAVNKRVAQIKNLIEAAEQDYEREKLNERIAKLSGGVAVIQVGAQTETELKEKKLRVEDALNATKAAVEEGIVVGGGCTLLRLASKVDAIKDTLDNDEEKVGADIVKRALSYPLKLIAKNAGVNGSVVSEKVLSSDNPKYGYNAATGNYEDLMAAGIIDPTKVVRCCLEHASSVAKTFLMSDCVVVEIKEPEPAVPAGNPMDNSGYGY encoded by the exons ATGGCATCCACATTTGCAGCCATGACTTCAGTTGGTTCGTTGGCTGCTCCTAGCCGTGTCATTGACAGGAAATTCGACAACTTGTCGTCTCGTGCTTCAatctcttcattctctctctctaggaGGCAACATGTGGCTATGAGGAGGACACGAGCTCCCAGGATCTGCGCCATGGCCAAGGAATTGCACTTCAACAAGGACGGCTCTGCCATCAAGAAATTACAG ACTGGTGTCAACAAGCTCGCCGACCTTGTTGGGGTTACACTTGGTCCAAAGGGAAGGAATGTCGTTCTAGAGAGCAAGTATGGCTCCCCCAAAATTGTTAACGATGGTGTAACCGTCGCAAAAGAG GTTGAGTTGGAGGACCCTGTTGAGAATATTGGAGCTAAGTTAGTGAGACAGGCAGCTGCCAAGACTAATGACCTGGCTGGTGACGGTACAACCACTTCTGTTGTTCTTGCACAAGGTCTTATTGCTGAAGGTGTCAAG GTGGTTGCAGCTGGGGCAAACCCTGTTTTAATCACACGTGGCATTGAAAAGACCACCAGAGCTCTAGTAAATGAGCTTAAGTTGATCTCCAAAGAG GTTGAAGACAGTGAGCTGGCAGATGTTGCAGCTGTTAGTGCAGGAAACAATTACGAAGTAGGAAACATGATTGCTGAAGCTTTGAGCAAGGTGGGTAGGAAGGGTGTGGTGACCCTTGAAGAGGGAAAGAGCGCTGAGAACAGCCTGTATGTTGTTGAGGGAATGCAATTTGATCGTGGTTATATCTCACCTTACTTTGTCACTGACAGTGAGAAAATGGCGGTTGAATATGAGAACTGCAAG TTGCTTCttgttgataaaaaaattacaaatgcaAGGGACCTTATTAACATTTTGGAGGATGCTATTAGAGGAGGATACCCAGTTGTAATCATTGCAGAAGACATTGAACAAGAAGCTCTTGCAACTCTTGTTGTAAACAAGCTAAGAGGAGCTCTTAAGATTGCTGCCCTTAAAGCTCCCGGGTTTGGTGATCGCAAGAGCCAGTACCTTGATGACATTGCTATTCTAACTGGAG GAACTGTCATCAGAGAGGAAGTAGGACTCACATTAGAGAATGTTGGAAAGGAGGTCCTAGGCCATGCATCGAAAGTGGTTCTTACAAAGGATACCTCCACAATTGTTGGTGATGGAAGTACTCAGGAAGCAGTTAACAAGCGAGTTGCCCAAATTAAGAACCTCATTGAG GCGGCCGAGCAGGACTATGAAAGAGAAAAGCTTAATGAAAGGATTGCAAAACTATCTGGTGGTGTTGCTGTTATACAG GTTGGAGCACAAACAGAGACAGAgctgaaagaaaagaaactgaGAGTTGAAGATGCTCTGAATGCAACAAAG GCAGCTGTTGAGGAAGGTATTGTTGTCGGAGGTGGATGCACACTTCTGAGGTTAGCATCAAAGGTTGACGCAATCAAAGATACTCTTGATAATGATGAAGAAAAG GTTGGAGCAGATATCGTTAAAAGAGCTCTTAGTTACCCTCTGAAATTAATCGCCAAGAATGCTGGTGTAAATGGAAGTGTTGTCAGTGAGAAG GTGCTTTCGAGTGACAATCCGAAGTATGGATATAATGCTGCCACTGGAAACTATGAAGATTTAATGGCTGCTGGAATCATTGATCCAACCAAG GTGGTGAGATGTTGCCTAGAGCATGCATCCTCTGTTGCGAAAACTTTCTTAATGTCAGATTGTGTGGTTGTTGAGATTAAAGAGCCAGAACCTGCAGTGCCTGCCGGCAACCCCATGGACAACTCAG GCTACGGTTACTAA
- the LOC126614260 gene encoding pumilio homolog 12-like isoform X3 encodes MEEGRTELEFDEFEKLLGEIPNATSGNTHSDESGTKNASLSPICVNSCKGPLSEKLHNNGRIDGGRNSANKIQKSPVKRVQQDVTNLPDDQSLTSALAGLRFDGAVNMEAESHVEHSKSLQNYSFSMNGQIANSLKTQVSNMDTQVMVVPSFQAPNNIPCGFYEFDAINAGQESSNMLKFNFEELKKPQAAYSQPIENLSPGVPLAPAVQGFHFLSNVPAPGLQFPLTSDHQQQFFLDAQSRIPYLHSQQLNQNQISWRNMEEEQYYRMQQRYVYLQQLHDQRLEAQHLVQGNGNIASRLTCPTPRHPHFEVPISNRLEQSNQERIWNNYVVPRGPHQSNPALSYTDFNGIQVLDKVGKQSFPEKILTRSHGMNTLKAVKFGVIGTDEPLTHVSQNGKALPNGHFRHALSTQNTGCFQLDSLNTWGRIYLMAKDQHGCRFLQRKFSEGAQKDVENIFSEIIDHIVELMTDPFGNYLIQKLLEVCDEDQQMQILHSITKKPGELVRISCDMHGTRAVQKVIETLKIAEQFSMVVSSLKPGIVTLIKNTNGNHVAQRCLQYLTPEYREFLFAAATTNCVELATDRHGCCVLQKCLNHSDAEQRNRLICEITSNALILSQDPFGNYVVQFVFELQLPWATVHILDQLEGNYGDLSVQKYSSNVVEKSLKYADEERRTRIIQELIENPRLDQVMQDPYGNYVVQAALSQSKRWGFSMLVLLKFSLLFEQGILHSKLVDAIKPHVSVLRTSPYGKKILSSNILKK; translated from the exons ATGGAAGAAGGAAGAACTGAACTAGAGTTTGATGAATTTGAGAAGCTTCTTGGTGAGATACCAAATGCTACTTCTGGGAACACACATTCTGATGAATCTGGAACAAAGAACGCGTCATTGTCTCCCATCTGTGTGAACTCCTGCAAGGGGCCATTGAGTGAAAAACTCCATAACAATGGGAGGATAGATGGGGGGAGGAACTCGGCAAATAAAATTCAGAAATCACCTGTGAAAAGGGTTCAACAAGATGTAACAAATCTACCTGATGATCAATCCTTAACGTCTGCACTCGCAGGACTGAGGTTCGATGGTGCAGTGAATATGGAAGCTGAGAGTCATGTCGAACATAGTAAATCCTTGCAGAACTACTCCTTTTCAATGAATGGCCAAATCGCAAACAGCTTAAAGACACAGGTTTCAAATATGGATACGCAGGTCATGGTTGTTCCCTCTTTCCAAGCACCAAATAACATACCTTGTGGATTTTATGAGTTTGATGCGATAAATGCAGGCCAAGAAAGTTCAAATATGTTAAAGTTCAATTTTGAAGAGCTTAAGAAACCGCAGGCTGCCTATTCACAGCCTATTGAAAATTTATCTCCTGGTGTTCCTCTAGCTCCTGCAGTGCAAGGttttcatttcctttctaaTGTGCCTGCTCCTGGTCTGCAGTTTCCTCTAACATCTGATCATCAGCAGCAATTCTTTCTTGATGCACAATCTCGTATTCCTTACCTACATTCTCAACAGCTAAACCAGAATCAAATTAGTTGGAGGAACATGGAAGAGGAGCAATACTATAGGATGCAGCAGCGATATGTGTACTTGCAGCAGCTTCATGATCAGCGGTTGGAAGCTCAGCATCTGGTTCAAGGGAATGGGAATATTGCAAGCAGGCTCACGTGTCCAACCCCGAGGCACCCCCATTTTGAGGTACCAATCTCTAATCGGCTTGAACAATCTAATCAAGAACGAATATGGAACAATTATGTGGTTCCCAGGGGTCCACACCAATCAAATCCTGCTCTTTCGTACACAGATTTTAATGGGATTCAAGTTCTTGACAAAGTGGGAAAGCAGAGTTTTCCTGAGAAGATTCTAACAAGATCACATGGGATGAACACACTTAAAGCTGTGAAGTTCGGTGTTATTGGAACAGATGAACCACTTACTCATGTTAGCCAGAATGGCAAAGCTCTCCCAAATGGTCATTTCCGGCATGCCTTATCTACTCAAAATACTGGATGCTTTCAATTGGATAGTTTGAACACATGGG GAAGAATTTATCTAATGGCTAAGGACCAGCATGGTTGCCGCTTCTTGCAAAGAAAGTTTTCTGAAGGCGCCCAAAAAGATGTCGAAAATATTTTTTCTGAGATCATTGATCACATTGTTGAGCTCATGACAGACCCTTTTGGGAATTACCTCATTCAGAAGCTGCTTGAAGTGTGTGATGAGGATCAGCAAATGCAAATTCTTCATTCAATCACTAAAAAGCCAGGGGAACTTGTTAGGATTTCATGTGATATGCATGg GACTCGGGCTGTTCAAAAGGTTATTGAAACCCTCAAAATTGCAGAGCAGTTTTCCATGGTTGTTTCATCGCTAAAGCCAGGGATAGTGACTTTGATAAAGAACACAAATGGAAATCACGTTGCACAGCGCTGCTTACAGTATTTAACGCCTGAATATCGTGAG TTTCTTTTTGCAGCTGCAACTACTAACTGTGTAGAGCTTGCAACTGACCGCCATGGTTGTTGTGTGCTACAAAAATGCCTTAACCACTCGGATGCTGAACAAAGAAACCGATTAATCTGCGAGATTACTTCAAATGCACTAATCCTTTCTCAAGATCCATTTGG GAACTATGTTGTGCAATTTGTCTTTGAACTTCAGCTTCCGTGGGCAACTGTACATATTCTTGACCAGTTGGAGGGTAATTATGGGGATTTGTCGGTGCAGAAGTATAGCAGTAATGTGGTTGAGAAAAGCCTGAAATATGCAGATGAAGAGCGTCGCACACGCATTATTCAGGAGCTGATAGAAAATCCGCGCTTGGATCAAGTCATGCAAGACCCTTATGGAAATTATGTTGTCCAAGCAGCTCTTAGTCAATCAAAG CGATGGGGTTTTTCTATGCTTGTCCTTCTGAAATTCTCTTTGCTGTTTGAGCAGGGAATCCTTCATTCTAAATTGGTGGATGCAATAAAACCTCATGTGTCAGTTCTTCGGACCAGTCCTTATGGGAAGAAAATCCTCTCTAGCAACATTTTGAAGAAATAA
- the LOC126614260 gene encoding pumilio homolog 12-like isoform X1: MEEGRTELEFDEFEKLLGEIPNATSGNTHSDESGTKNASLSPICVNSCKGPLSEKLHNNGRIDGGRNSANKIQKSPVKRVQQDVTNLPDDQSLTSALAGLRFDGAVNMEAESHVEHSKSLQNYSFSMNGQIANSLKTQVSNMDTQVMVVPSFQAPNNIPCGFYEFDAINAGQESSNMLKFNFEELKKPQAAYSQPIENLSPGVPLAPAVQGFHFLSNVPAPGLQFPLTSDHQQQFFLDAQSRIPYLHSQQLNQNQISWRNMEEEQYYRMQQRYVYLQQLHDQRLEAQHLVQGNGNIASRLTCPTPRHPHFEVPISNRLEQSNQERIWNNYVVPRGPHQSNPALSYTDFNGIQVLDKVGKQSFPEKILTRSHGMNTLKAVKFGVIGTDEPLTHVSQNGKALPNGHFRHALSTQNTGCFQLDSLNTWGMFPSLMHLKNTDMKVLPQKYTDLKTVPQKYNSMDEITGRIYLMAKDQHGCRFLQRKFSEGAQKDVENIFSEIIDHIVELMTDPFGNYLIQKLLEVCDEDQQMQILHSITKKPGELVRISCDMHGTRAVQKVIETLKIAEQFSMVVSSLKPGIVTLIKNTNGNHVAQRCLQYLTPEYREFLFAAATTNCVELATDRHGCCVLQKCLNHSDAEQRNRLICEITSNALILSQDPFGNYVVQFVFELQLPWATVHILDQLEGNYGDLSVQKYSSNVVEKSLKYADEERRTRIIQELIENPRLDQVMQDPYGNYVVQAALSQSKRWGFSMLVLLKFSLLFEQGILHSKLVDAIKPHVSVLRTSPYGKKILSSNILKK, translated from the exons ATGGAAGAAGGAAGAACTGAACTAGAGTTTGATGAATTTGAGAAGCTTCTTGGTGAGATACCAAATGCTACTTCTGGGAACACACATTCTGATGAATCTGGAACAAAGAACGCGTCATTGTCTCCCATCTGTGTGAACTCCTGCAAGGGGCCATTGAGTGAAAAACTCCATAACAATGGGAGGATAGATGGGGGGAGGAACTCGGCAAATAAAATTCAGAAATCACCTGTGAAAAGGGTTCAACAAGATGTAACAAATCTACCTGATGATCAATCCTTAACGTCTGCACTCGCAGGACTGAGGTTCGATGGTGCAGTGAATATGGAAGCTGAGAGTCATGTCGAACATAGTAAATCCTTGCAGAACTACTCCTTTTCAATGAATGGCCAAATCGCAAACAGCTTAAAGACACAGGTTTCAAATATGGATACGCAGGTCATGGTTGTTCCCTCTTTCCAAGCACCAAATAACATACCTTGTGGATTTTATGAGTTTGATGCGATAAATGCAGGCCAAGAAAGTTCAAATATGTTAAAGTTCAATTTTGAAGAGCTTAAGAAACCGCAGGCTGCCTATTCACAGCCTATTGAAAATTTATCTCCTGGTGTTCCTCTAGCTCCTGCAGTGCAAGGttttcatttcctttctaaTGTGCCTGCTCCTGGTCTGCAGTTTCCTCTAACATCTGATCATCAGCAGCAATTCTTTCTTGATGCACAATCTCGTATTCCTTACCTACATTCTCAACAGCTAAACCAGAATCAAATTAGTTGGAGGAACATGGAAGAGGAGCAATACTATAGGATGCAGCAGCGATATGTGTACTTGCAGCAGCTTCATGATCAGCGGTTGGAAGCTCAGCATCTGGTTCAAGGGAATGGGAATATTGCAAGCAGGCTCACGTGTCCAACCCCGAGGCACCCCCATTTTGAGGTACCAATCTCTAATCGGCTTGAACAATCTAATCAAGAACGAATATGGAACAATTATGTGGTTCCCAGGGGTCCACACCAATCAAATCCTGCTCTTTCGTACACAGATTTTAATGGGATTCAAGTTCTTGACAAAGTGGGAAAGCAGAGTTTTCCTGAGAAGATTCTAACAAGATCACATGGGATGAACACACTTAAAGCTGTGAAGTTCGGTGTTATTGGAACAGATGAACCACTTACTCATGTTAGCCAGAATGGCAAAGCTCTCCCAAATGGTCATTTCCGGCATGCCTTATCTACTCAAAATACTGGATGCTTTCAATTGGATAGTTTGAACACATGGGGTATGTTCCCTAGTTTAATGCATCTTAAGAATACAGATATGAAGGTGCTACCTCAGAAATATACTGATCTGAAGACAGTGCCTCAGAAATATAACTCCATGGATGAAATCACAGGAAGAATTTATCTAATGGCTAAGGACCAGCATGGTTGCCGCTTCTTGCAAAGAAAGTTTTCTGAAGGCGCCCAAAAAGATGTCGAAAATATTTTTTCTGAGATCATTGATCACATTGTTGAGCTCATGACAGACCCTTTTGGGAATTACCTCATTCAGAAGCTGCTTGAAGTGTGTGATGAGGATCAGCAAATGCAAATTCTTCATTCAATCACTAAAAAGCCAGGGGAACTTGTTAGGATTTCATGTGATATGCATGg GACTCGGGCTGTTCAAAAGGTTATTGAAACCCTCAAAATTGCAGAGCAGTTTTCCATGGTTGTTTCATCGCTAAAGCCAGGGATAGTGACTTTGATAAAGAACACAAATGGAAATCACGTTGCACAGCGCTGCTTACAGTATTTAACGCCTGAATATCGTGAG TTTCTTTTTGCAGCTGCAACTACTAACTGTGTAGAGCTTGCAACTGACCGCCATGGTTGTTGTGTGCTACAAAAATGCCTTAACCACTCGGATGCTGAACAAAGAAACCGATTAATCTGCGAGATTACTTCAAATGCACTAATCCTTTCTCAAGATCCATTTGG GAACTATGTTGTGCAATTTGTCTTTGAACTTCAGCTTCCGTGGGCAACTGTACATATTCTTGACCAGTTGGAGGGTAATTATGGGGATTTGTCGGTGCAGAAGTATAGCAGTAATGTGGTTGAGAAAAGCCTGAAATATGCAGATGAAGAGCGTCGCACACGCATTATTCAGGAGCTGATAGAAAATCCGCGCTTGGATCAAGTCATGCAAGACCCTTATGGAAATTATGTTGTCCAAGCAGCTCTTAGTCAATCAAAG CGATGGGGTTTTTCTATGCTTGTCCTTCTGAAATTCTCTTTGCTGTTTGAGCAGGGAATCCTTCATTCTAAATTGGTGGATGCAATAAAACCTCATGTGTCAGTTCTTCGGACCAGTCCTTATGGGAAGAAAATCCTCTCTAGCAACATTTTGAAGAAATAA
- the LOC126614260 gene encoding pumilio homolog 12-like isoform X2: MEEGRTELEFDEFEKLLGEIPNATSGNTHSDESGTKNASLSPICVNSCKGPLSEKLHNNGRIDGGRNSANKIQKSPVKRVQQDVTNLPDDQSLTSALAGLRFDGAVNMEAESHVEHSKSLQNYSFSMNGQIANSLKTQVSNMDTQVMVVPSFQAPNNIPCGFYEFDAINAGQESSNMLKFNFEELKKPQAAYSQPIENLSPGVPLAPAVQGFHFLSNVPAPGLQFPLTSDHQQQFFLDAQSRIPYLHSQQLNQNQISWRNMEEEQYYRMQQRYVYLQQLHDQRLEAQHLVQGNGNIASRLTCPTPRHPHFEVPISNRLEQSNQERIWNNYVVPRGPHQSNPALSYTDFNGIQVLDKVGKQSFPEKILTRSHGMNTLKAVKFGVIGTDEPLTHVSQNGKALPNGHFRHALSTQNTGCFQLDSLNTWGMFPSLMHLKNTDMKVLPQKYTDLKTVPQKYNSMDEITGRIYLMAKDQHGCRFLQRKFSEGAQKDVENIFSEIIDHIVELMTDPFGNYLIQKLLEVCDEDQQMQILHSITKKPGELVRISCDMHGTRAVQKVIETLKIAEQFSMVVSSLKPGIVTLIKNTNGNHVAQRCLQYLTPEYREFLFAAATTNCVELATDRHGCCVLQKCLNHSDAEQRNRLICEITSNALILSQDPFGNYVVQFVFELQLPWATVHILDQLEGNYGDLSVQKYSSNVVEKSLKYADEERRTRIIQELIENPRLDQVMQDPYGNYVVQAALSQSKGILHSKLVDAIKPHVSVLRTSPYGKKILSSNILKK; encoded by the exons ATGGAAGAAGGAAGAACTGAACTAGAGTTTGATGAATTTGAGAAGCTTCTTGGTGAGATACCAAATGCTACTTCTGGGAACACACATTCTGATGAATCTGGAACAAAGAACGCGTCATTGTCTCCCATCTGTGTGAACTCCTGCAAGGGGCCATTGAGTGAAAAACTCCATAACAATGGGAGGATAGATGGGGGGAGGAACTCGGCAAATAAAATTCAGAAATCACCTGTGAAAAGGGTTCAACAAGATGTAACAAATCTACCTGATGATCAATCCTTAACGTCTGCACTCGCAGGACTGAGGTTCGATGGTGCAGTGAATATGGAAGCTGAGAGTCATGTCGAACATAGTAAATCCTTGCAGAACTACTCCTTTTCAATGAATGGCCAAATCGCAAACAGCTTAAAGACACAGGTTTCAAATATGGATACGCAGGTCATGGTTGTTCCCTCTTTCCAAGCACCAAATAACATACCTTGTGGATTTTATGAGTTTGATGCGATAAATGCAGGCCAAGAAAGTTCAAATATGTTAAAGTTCAATTTTGAAGAGCTTAAGAAACCGCAGGCTGCCTATTCACAGCCTATTGAAAATTTATCTCCTGGTGTTCCTCTAGCTCCTGCAGTGCAAGGttttcatttcctttctaaTGTGCCTGCTCCTGGTCTGCAGTTTCCTCTAACATCTGATCATCAGCAGCAATTCTTTCTTGATGCACAATCTCGTATTCCTTACCTACATTCTCAACAGCTAAACCAGAATCAAATTAGTTGGAGGAACATGGAAGAGGAGCAATACTATAGGATGCAGCAGCGATATGTGTACTTGCAGCAGCTTCATGATCAGCGGTTGGAAGCTCAGCATCTGGTTCAAGGGAATGGGAATATTGCAAGCAGGCTCACGTGTCCAACCCCGAGGCACCCCCATTTTGAGGTACCAATCTCTAATCGGCTTGAACAATCTAATCAAGAACGAATATGGAACAATTATGTGGTTCCCAGGGGTCCACACCAATCAAATCCTGCTCTTTCGTACACAGATTTTAATGGGATTCAAGTTCTTGACAAAGTGGGAAAGCAGAGTTTTCCTGAGAAGATTCTAACAAGATCACATGGGATGAACACACTTAAAGCTGTGAAGTTCGGTGTTATTGGAACAGATGAACCACTTACTCATGTTAGCCAGAATGGCAAAGCTCTCCCAAATGGTCATTTCCGGCATGCCTTATCTACTCAAAATACTGGATGCTTTCAATTGGATAGTTTGAACACATGGGGTATGTTCCCTAGTTTAATGCATCTTAAGAATACAGATATGAAGGTGCTACCTCAGAAATATACTGATCTGAAGACAGTGCCTCAGAAATATAACTCCATGGATGAAATCACAGGAAGAATTTATCTAATGGCTAAGGACCAGCATGGTTGCCGCTTCTTGCAAAGAAAGTTTTCTGAAGGCGCCCAAAAAGATGTCGAAAATATTTTTTCTGAGATCATTGATCACATTGTTGAGCTCATGACAGACCCTTTTGGGAATTACCTCATTCAGAAGCTGCTTGAAGTGTGTGATGAGGATCAGCAAATGCAAATTCTTCATTCAATCACTAAAAAGCCAGGGGAACTTGTTAGGATTTCATGTGATATGCATGg GACTCGGGCTGTTCAAAAGGTTATTGAAACCCTCAAAATTGCAGAGCAGTTTTCCATGGTTGTTTCATCGCTAAAGCCAGGGATAGTGACTTTGATAAAGAACACAAATGGAAATCACGTTGCACAGCGCTGCTTACAGTATTTAACGCCTGAATATCGTGAG TTTCTTTTTGCAGCTGCAACTACTAACTGTGTAGAGCTTGCAACTGACCGCCATGGTTGTTGTGTGCTACAAAAATGCCTTAACCACTCGGATGCTGAACAAAGAAACCGATTAATCTGCGAGATTACTTCAAATGCACTAATCCTTTCTCAAGATCCATTTGG GAACTATGTTGTGCAATTTGTCTTTGAACTTCAGCTTCCGTGGGCAACTGTACATATTCTTGACCAGTTGGAGGGTAATTATGGGGATTTGTCGGTGCAGAAGTATAGCAGTAATGTGGTTGAGAAAAGCCTGAAATATGCAGATGAAGAGCGTCGCACACGCATTATTCAGGAGCTGATAGAAAATCCGCGCTTGGATCAAGTCATGCAAGACCCTTATGGAAATTATGTTGTCCAAGCAGCTCTTAGTCAATCAAAG GGAATCCTTCATTCTAAATTGGTGGATGCAATAAAACCTCATGTGTCAGTTCTTCGGACCAGTCCTTATGGGAAGAAAATCCTCTCTAGCAACATTTTGAAGAAATAA
- the LOC126614269 gene encoding protein MET1, chloroplastic-like encodes MSLAPTSHLSLCSAPPMPRTSLTKQQNNHPLVFFPTKNFSVLSTSSSFLGARSVRLSIFLVKTSETESKPAESGSEGGGGGEGEGEGKPEAYEEYEVEVVQPYGLKFSKGRDGGTYIDAIAPGGSADKTGKFTVGDKVIATSAVFGDEIWPAAEYGRTMYTIRQRIGPLLMRMQKRYGNLDTSGELTEKEIIRAERNSGVISGRLRDIQMQNYMRKKEQKAQRESDLRQGLQLYKGGKYEEALEKFESVLGSKPELDEASIASYNVACCYSKLNQIQAGISALEDALKAGFEDFKRIRTDPDLENVRKSEEFDPLLKRFDESFINENAINAIKSIFGIFNKK; translated from the exons ATGTCTTTAGCTCCAACAAGTCACCTGTCTCTGTGTTCTGCACCGCCAATGCCAAGAACTTCTTTGACCAAGCAGCAGAACAACCACCCACTTGTGTTTTTTCCGACCAAGAATTTCTCAGTTCTGAGCACTTCAAGCAGTTTCCTCGGCGCCCGTTCGGTTAGATTGTCTATTTTCTTAGTAAAAACATCGGAAACTGAGTCGAAACCAGCAGAGAGTGGAagtgaaggaggaggaggaggagaaggagaaggagaaggaaaaccAGAAGCATATGAAGAGTATGAGGTGGAAGTGGTGCAGCCTTACGGGCTGAAATTCTCCAAGGGCCGAGATGGTGGAACTTACATTGATGCCATTGCGCCCGGTGGATCTGCTGACAAGACTGGCAAGTTCACTGTTGGGGATAAAGTTATTGCCACAAG TGCAGTTTTTGGGGATGAAATATGGCCTGCTGCCGAGTATGGGAGGACaatgtacactattcgccagaggATCGGTCCACTTCTCATGCGAATGCAGAAGAGATACG GCAATTTAGATACTTCAGGTGAATTAACGGAAAAGGAGATTATCAGAGCTGAGAGGAATTCTGGTGTAATTAGCGGAAGATTGAGGGATATCCAA ATGCAAAACTATATGAGGAAAAAGGAACAAAAAGCTCAGAGAGAAAGTGACCTTCGACAAGGCCTCCAGCTTTACAA GGGTGGCAAATATGAGGAAGCATTGGAGAAATTTGAATCTGTACTAGGATCAAAACCAGAGTTAGATGAAGCTTCCATTGCAAGTTACAATGTTGCTTGTTGCTATTCTAAGCTTAATCAG ATACAAGCTGGGATCTCAGCACTTGAGGATGCCTTGAAAGCTGGATTTGAAGACTTCAAG AGAATCCGGACTGATCCCGACCTAGAGAATGTAAGAAAATCTGAGGAATTTGATCCTCTATTGAAAAGATTTGACGAATCATTCATCAACGAGAATGCCATCAACGCAATCAAATCTATATTTGGCATTTTCAACAAGAAATAG
- the LOC126614277 gene encoding uncharacterized protein LOC126614277 — MWCDPKEGSQAHTHTHIYILMRFVFCKIHCPPFICFCKPNSPHIYTPGPLKLQNSPTPSPPLPNSRLEPVPETSDHLSDEETTEIIKEERLLGNANPQPATAQPCLKSSLRKPNSDSGAPKQEVLKKRVQWTDFLGKQLVDVREFECSEPEDTDNEDDNRRGCICVIL; from the exons ATGTGGTGTGATCCTAAGGAAGGCAGCCaggcgcacacacacacacatatatatatattgatgaggtttgtgttttgcaagATTCATTGTCCTCCCTTCATCTGCTTTTGCAAGCCTAATTCCCCTCATATATACACTCCTGGACCACTCAAATTACAGAATTCCCCAACTCCATCTCCACCTTTGCCTAATTCAAGACTTGAACCAGTTCCCGAGACATCTGACCACTTATCTGATGAAGAAACCACTGAGATCATCAAGGAGGAGAGGTTATTAGGTAATGCGAATCCACAACCAGCTACCGCTCAGCCTTGTCTCAAGAGTAGTCTCCGAAAGCCTAATTCCGACTCAGGTGCTCCAAAACAGGAGGTGCTCAAGAAGAGAGTGCAGTGGACAGACTTTTTAGGGAAGCAGCTTGTTGACGTTAGGGAATTTGAGTGCAG TGAACCAGAAGATACCGACAATGAAGACGACAACAGAAGAGGCTGCATTTGTGTTATTTTATGA